The window GCATAGAGTTTTTAAAAGAGACTGCTTCTAGCCTGTtatttttaacctcgttttaaaggaattatttcttgaatttttaacctccacttttatcaccctgttttaatggattattcatttaaggtgtgggagatggccggctgttcatcccggccaatacctccaggcagctagatggagccctcccctgtagcatgggagtgccccgaagaccagcagggaattatggacaatggagttttcattcccaaccctgctggacaccgtggggcccaccagaggacgttacagggaggctcaaggacttatacgtgccctataacctggaagtacatcatgatcacatgaccagaaggaacgacgtgcttccgggttgaagaaaaggactttttaatctgacctggaagtgataatgaatcatggactgtaggattggaaccacttctgggtcagggattataaaggattgtgggaaatcccagacgagtgagctgagctgggaggaagggtggctaagtgtctgggagaggaggattgagattATTGTGTTGATTAATTAGAgaattgtatgagtagtgtggagtggagggtgctttgtacacgtatttataataaaaataagaaaagttatacttttacctggtgtttggcgtggtacctgagggttcaagggagctctagcgccccctgctgttaCAAAGGATAATTTTGAAGgtctgcactttggacactgtttggatttcattttgtacaAATAAAAGCACACCTCCTTactcagtttgatttgtccccatctgccagttcatccggttacattactgacggtgttgggttcgaggACTCCCAAACTTGGAAGAGGGAGCATGAAGCTGGCCctgcactgtcacacttcccccgGCAGAGATGTCACATGTCTGTTTTTACTAATTTTGACCATTGTTTTTGTCTTTCAAGAGCTCTCTGGATCACCATCATTATATGGGGAATTCTCCCAACATTTGATCTGTTTCACCTGTTTCTTATTTCGTCACACATGTTAAATAAAAGCCATATTCAACTGCACTACATAACTTTCATTGAAACCATAATAAAGGTCTTGAACGGAAAGAAGTTAATCTATAAAAAAAAGGCATTCCCAGTAAGACTAGGCGGACGATGTGAGCCAAAAGTCCTTTAGTTTAATACAGTATGCCTATCTTTGTGAAAGTGGTAGGAAAACCCACTTTGCAAGCTTGACACTATGACTGCTGCTTGAGATTCAAATGCAGCAGCACTAATTGGTGTCATATCTGCTGTGCAACTGATTTGCCAGTATGCACAACACAGAATAAAAGgtaatgtataaaataatattagATTAGCCTTTaccacattaaaaagaatgttaACATTTCCAAAACAACTACTTGCAATATATTTTAGTTGCTTAGATGCACAAGCAAGTACAATTCATCATTGCATTTCTTTATCATTAACCAAAAGGTATGTTCTTACTTCTGTAATATATgtattaaaatgctgaaaagagtgTAACATTTTGatgcataaaatatttatgaaaagaaCGGAATTTGGTTGTGGACTTGTTCTTAGAACATTTGTGTACAGTGCTGAATGGGTTGAAAGGTAtcatttaataaaatgcattatcttTACTGTTTGAATTGTCTACCAAAGAAATTTACTTTTGGATTTTCTCTATGAGGATGTAAGTCTGAAAATCATGTTCATCATGTTCACACACTTCAGAATAATAACAGCTCAAAGGTAACTAAAGGTCTCAATTTAAAATTccataatttaagaaaatattatCACTGAGCCTTGATTGGAGTTTGAATGGAGGTCTTTCTCTGGTAGAACACCATTTAAAATTGTCACTGCTGCACCTGAAGAATTTTCAATCTTGTACAGTGACATTACTGTAAATTGCTGACACAATGTTATTGCCTGCAGTGTGGTACATGCAAGATACTACAGGATCCCTTACTCATTCTGCTTAGCTGTAGCTATATAGATAACTCCACGAAAGgtgaataatattaaataatgaacaaacagtgataaattaaattctttctgtGAACGTAAACTTGCAAAGAACTTAGCCCATATATTTTCATCCCTTCTGCAGTCATTTTTTTGATATGTAAAAGTATGCCAAAATTTATTCTGGTTCAGAGCATTGAAAGGGGGGTGCAGCTAGACAGAAATAACCAGCAAGTCCTGTGGGGTTCCTTCTCTGCTGTTAAAATCAATTCGATAGACTTACGTCATTGGGAAAGTAAGCGCAGATGATGTTGCCTCTGACCGCTAATGAATGTGTAGACAGGCAGTGCATGAGGCAGATGAGAGAGCAAGACTAGATTGTGGTGGCCCTCATGAGTGGCAGAGGAAAGAGGCAGCAGCAGAAGAATAACCCTTAgagaataatacagtatatctctgCTTTCTCATTTTAGTGAGCTATGTGTTTTACAATTGTGAAAACTGCATGAAAATCAAATTCTAGGGGCAATTTTGTGAAACTGCCTGTGAAACAAATCTTAGCTGCTTCACTCATTACTACTGTTTTTGAAACCTTTTGCCGATGTGAAAAACCACATTCTCTCTGGTTTCCATATTCTAACCATAACAGCTTTCTTAGAGATGTCTACTGTCTGCTTCACTAGATCAATAAAAAACTGCATTCTACTTTCATTATCCAGAAGTATTGGTATTTACTCACCTTTCATTATCTGGTGGGGGGCCTTCAGCATGAAACCATGGACCATTAGCTTTAAATTTGTGAGTtgaataaggaaaataaaaacacatattcTTGAAGACACAAGTGGAAAACAGCAGAAAAGTGCACAGCTTTTGAAGTGAAAAACCATGCTGCCTTTAAGAACTAGATGCAATTACTatagcaagccaaattaacatttggagatatctcaaaatacattttaagatatctggaaatgcattttagatatctcagacTGAAttccagatatctgaaatacagtatatttcaagaTCCTGTTGAaagaataggcagttttacaggaaatgattttgagatatcttgaaatgcatttaagatatcttaaaatgcatgaacgGTAAATTTAAGATGtctgaaaatatatttgagatatcttgaaatgcatctgagatatcttgaaatgcaattgagatataacaaaatgtattgcagatatcataaaatgtaaagcaacttattttaagatatctcaaagtgagtttcagatatcttaaaaagtaaattacattttaagatatctgaaattcattttgagatatctctaaatgttaatttggcttgtgtGACACTAGAGagcgctgtcgctcctcaaacccactAGACAAACATCCAAGACACCAGGTTAAAGCACCAGGAaatatttgaatttcttttttctatgataaatgtgccttcaaagcaccaccaccacaatacacaataaatcaataagcaATAATACAATTCcttttctcctctcctcccagcatcTCTGtcacactacctcccaactctggctcgcttgctgggtctccaccagttctttatatagtccttgacccggaagtgcttctcctcttctgttcacatgacttgtcagcacttccgggtcagatggagaattatatttttctttagcttggaagtacttctgttcttccgtccctaTGACTTGGGAGTatatatgggaaacaaaaatccccgCGTCTTCCTGCAGCTTCACACGGCgacacccacggtacccagcaaggttgtgaagccgaactccatctcccatgataccctccgggaatccggggcacctctaagctgcagggaagacgccatctagcatcctggatgTGTCGGTCGGGTtcagctgccggccgtccatcacacttgCCATAAGATACAGCTGTTAGCTTTTTCTCATTTATGGTTTATTGGTTACTTTACTGAATGTGTCTGATAGATGAGGCCTTTGGAAAAATGTCTAAGTGTGGTCTTTTAAGGAAGCTTGTGACTCAAATTCACCCTTTTGTGACTTATAAGAAGtacataaaaagacaaaattacagtacattacatcCAATAGCCAAGTAGAAAGATGTGTCTGGTGTGAATGATCACTCGTGGACAAAGAGAACTAAGAGATGATTTATGCTTAAGAATGCAAAatcaattttcctcttgtgttTGATTTCAAATAAAGCTTTTGGAATACTGTTGACAATACATGGTGTTCTTTTAATATTGTGATTCAGGAAAGTATACAGGACAACAagctaaacaaaataattaaggatcataaaacaaaaatatgtactgtatttaactgCAACATTATAAAGACTGATTCATTTTTGGTGAACTCAGATAAGCATGACTTTATTTTACGATGGTTGTgggcaaaaataaatacattaccaATTTTATAATGCAATATACCATTTAGAAATCCACCTTGCAGTAATATTTAAATCATAAATGGATTTTTGCatttcatatacatatacagtatatttttacagctttatttttctttatccttGTTCAGACACTTAAAACATATAGTGGCTGTAAATCATTGTTTAAAAGACAACTAGTTGTTGATGGACATGACATTCTCTAAATTTTATCTCTAACCAAAAcaggtttgtttttaattttaagaaatgtCTTCTGATTTTAATTTAGAATAATACTGTTTATTACAATCTAAGCACTATAGCATTTTTTGGATGAGTGAGCGACACATGAGATTTGATAAAGGAAGACTGCTCTGATGCGGTAATTTAACACAACATAATTAGAATAAGCAGCTGGAATAACAGAATTACGTGAATGGGTCCTTGATATTAGAGGGAATATAAGTAATTCTAATTTGGTAGACAAATTTATGAGCAGCAACTTTAAAGCCCTTGAGAATTATTGCTTTTAAGATATTTGATTAAGCTTCCTGTCACAGCatactgtctatatatataagggaaaaaaacaggcacagcacttaaaacaaagacagaattAGGGAAATGCTATTCCTTGCTGCTGTTTTAACTGTCACATTGACAAGGGTAGAAGGTCCTGTTTGCAAACTACGAGGAAGACGGGAATATCCATTGTTTGCAAAGGATGGAGATATAATACTGGGTGGCATATTTTTGTTTCATGGACTTATGGCTGAAAAGCAGTCTTTTCAAACAATGCCAAATCCAGCACAATGCAAAGGGTAAGCAAAAGCCTCAAGTAATCAGAGTCATTTATTTATCTTATTATAAGGATGTATGTACTTTGTCTTTCAGATGAATTGAGAAGAAACTTTAGGGATATTATTGTGTTATACTGTGAAGTTACTGTGACATAAACCACAAatagaaaaagcacaaaaaaaatcgtatgaatatttaaattatcGTCTTTTTGGGAAAGGTACCATGCTTgtgactatttatttaattaaagatttattaagcAACATTATCTGTATGGGACACTGTgatcttgaactggattaagtgtggTCATGAAATGGATAAATTGACAAATGTGATTCTAAAAAGGTTTAAATGctaattatttaaaagaatattcagattttttaaagtttgaaatgtttaataaatatatgtatCTAAACAACAGAAAGTAATATATTTGTTTGTGAAAATCAAATTGTTTTCTCATTTGTAACTTATGTCATGCTCTATTTATTGCTGTTTTCTCTGACAGCTTAAACCTCAAAGAATTCCAATATGCTCAAACAATGGTTTTTGCcattgaagaaataaataatagaacAGATATACTTCCAAATGTTGCCCTGGGATATAAGTTATTTGATGGATGTGGATCAATACATATGGTTATAAAAGCGGCTATGGCATTGATGAATGGACAAGATGAAGAAGTTTCACTTGACACCTCTTGTACTAAACCATCCACTGTTGCAATCATAGGAGTATCTGAATCACCTCAGAGCATCGGTGTAGCCACAACAATTAGATCATTTAACATACCACTGGTGAGATATTATActctattttaaaatgaactaatCAATATTTTACATAGAACATTTAATCGCAAATGTAAAAACCATTGACAAGAAATTATTATATTCCCGAAACAAGGTTTTATACtacttttatatactttttatacttttacttttataGCAAGGAATACTGCAAAAGAGGGCTAACAGCAAATGAAATAAACTCAAACAATATGTCTATTTTCAGTTAAGGAGAATCAAATTTGTGTCTCTGTTTAATAACTGCTAATAAGAAATGAGCTAAAAGTTCACATTTAAGAATTATTAAATTATCAGCATATTTATAATGTGTAGGTATTACTAATAATTACGATCATTAATTGGAATGATCAagtcaaaaaatggatggataaaaggatGTATGTTTTCACACTGTTGTCctaatgtcattttcttttacgTAAGTGCTGTGTTTTAAGACTATTTTGAAATTCACTCATAAGCTGTTTTGCTGTCTCTAGCTCTGCAAGACTGGGGTCAGTTCTCAGTCCAGTTAATGTCATtatggagtttacatattctccctGTGCCTTTGCAGGTTTTCCTCCAAAATACAAGCAGTTTAGGTTAATACATGACTATGCATCTACTGAACCTTGTTAATCCAGTTCTAAAAGTGTTATGGAACAGGAGCCTCTTCTGAGTACAATAGAATATCCTAAATATAAGGAACCATATTTcccttaatatactgtattttatcaaAGAAATTTCCAAATATATTAGGACTTGCAATATACTTTGTGTCCAGAGCAATGGCAGATCATTCATGCGTTATCTTTTTACTTTGAAAAAGCTAAACACAGTGTTCCTAATGAGATCAATttatttgaatttggtgtaactcattaaaaatatttcaattgaaGTTAAGTAGACTTCAGTTTACAATCTTATTACTTACTGGTACTAGGTTAATATTCACTTTATAATTTGTGCTGTATCACATTGTGATTGGTTCCAAAACATGTCCCAATATAAGAAACACTGTGTGAGATATCTATTTGATGATATTTTCAGTGCCAGgttcatatattaaaaagaaaaaaagaaaaactccaataTAACTTGAAATATAAACTTgaaaatatattatacagtatagtatatttaaaaatatattgtaatagttTCTAAAATGTATGTTACACTATATAAGCCCTAgtactgtaaaatataaaaaatatatatttttagattttggaaaatacattttaatatacatacagtgtataaaTCTACATATTTTACAATGTATTTCAGTATACTGCAAGATACTGCAATACACTAATTCTTGAAGTATTTTGtaacatatattaaaatacattgatttagatacagtatatttaaaaaataattgtgtattttatttttgtaaggtgCTAATTTGTTCAATGCaattaaatatacacatttatGCTTTTTTCATTGTTAATATTAAAGGTTAACGTGTACTTAAAAAGAGTTATGATGAAGCTGttggtttttattcttttttatttgctttaggTAAGTCATTTTGCAACCTGTGCTTGCCTTAGCAATAAAAAGGAGTTTCCAACCTTTTCCAGGACAATACCAAGTGACTACTATCAGAGCAGAGCTCTAGCCCAGTTGGTCAAGCACTTTGGATGGACTTGGGTTGGTGCAATCCGAAGCGATAATGATTATGGGAACTTTGGTATGGCCACATTTGTGCAGGCTGCAGAACAAGAGGGAATTTGTATTGAATATTCAGAAACCATTTACCGAACAAACCCAAGGGAAAACTTTCTCAGAGTTGTAGACATAATAAAAGCATCCACATCAAAGGTTATTGTTGCATTTGCTTATTTTATGGACATGGAAATGCTAACGAAAGAGTTGTTGATTCAGAGGGTGGCTGGTCTGCAGTGGATAGGCACTGAAGCCTGGATATCTGCTAGCACTCTCGCAACAAGTGAAAGCTACCAGATTCTGGGTGGTGCAGTTGGATTTGCTATTAGCAATGCAGTTATACCAGGCCTTAGGGAATTTTTACTTAATGTACGCCCATCTGCAAGCTCTGAAAACAATGGTTTAAATGAGTTATGGGAAAACACATTTAGTTGTTCCATAAATAGTAAAGACAAGCCTGGAGGAACTAATTTATGTACGGGATCTGAACaattagaaaatgtaaataatgacTACACAGATGTCTTGGAACTCAGAATCACCAACAATGTATATAAAGCTGTGTATTCTGTGGCTCACTCAATACAGAATATAATTAAGTGCCAAAGTGCACAAGAACGTATTTTAAACATCACATGTGCAAACCAGCCAAGAATCGATCCATTCCAGGTACAGTATGATGGATAATACTGTAATTCTATATACATAAGCCTACTTTTAAGAGCAGCACagtattagtgctgctgccttgcagttaggagaccagggttcgtgtcCTGGGTCTCCCCATGGCTGCGTAGGTTTCATCCGGGTGCTATGGTTAGATGAATTGGAgacgctaaattggccctagtgtgtgtccatCCTGTGACGGACTGGTGTGATATGTTGGATGGGAGAGACTCAAGCAccccccacgaccctgttcagAAATAATGGTGTTagaaattgactgactgactgagtaagCCTACTTTTACTTCATTAATTTCTTCTCATTCTTAAGGTTTTGCAGCATCTGAAAACAGTTAACTTCACTACCAAAAATGGGGAAAAGGTGTACTTTGATGAAAATGGTGACCCTTCTGCAagatatgaattaattaattggcACCATAATGGAGATGGTACCATCAAATTTGTAACAGTTGGTTTCTATGATGCATCTTTGCCACAAGAACAGCAGTTCGTAATGAACAATAACAGTATAGTATGGGCAGGTAATAAGACTAAGGTAATAATTCATATTATTGAAAAAATGCACACAGTTCATAACTCCTTATCCAGAAACCTTTAACCAGCATGGCActaaattaatttacattaagCAGCTTACTTCTTGCAGGCTCcctgaaaattaaattttttgttcAAACCAATTCTTGCTTTAAttaaatatcaattaattatGCTTAACCATTTAAGTATTTTCCaattaatgcatttattcttTCAATGCATAAACCACCCAATATTTTTTactctgtatatttaaatataataagaaTTCTGTATTGATCCCAGGACTGTGATTTGGATCTggtttgtaaaatggatgggacagatggatgaatagatgaaaCAACTGTTGCTGACTTGGTTATTTAAAACTTTACTTGTTCTTTGTAATACAAGTTATAATGCAACTGTTTGAGAGCAGAAAAGGCTTATGTAATTAAAGAAGTTTTCTTATAAACAATGCTTCTTAAATCTCAAAGAATGACAATAGAAAGTGCACACAGGTACAAGGATACAAAATGCCTTCAATGCCAAGAAATATGCCATCATTAGTAAACAATGCTTAACAAAAACTAATcagacttattttattttttaaactattctGTAAATTGCTGCTACAACATAATTTATCAAAAAATTTGTGGGACATTCATTATATAATTTTTAGGCATTTGTGCATTTACTATACGCAATTCAATAGTACTGTATTTTATACATGTTTTGCTAATGTATTATAAAGTATGCATAAtactataataaaacaataatatatgaaatatgcatgtaaaaataatatttactacaaatagcaatagtttaatataattttgtgtattttatggtAATCACATAAAGTAAGTGTCTAATAGCTGCATAATACACCATCGGTCAACCATTGTAAGCCTCAGACTCTGGATATGTTTTTGAAACAACTGCTGTCACAAGATCACTTCAGCTGTCTTAAAATGGGGAATATACAGAAGGTAAACGTGATTCATCAttttaaagattaaataaaatttacagtatatttcaatgTGAATAGTGTGTAAACTTATATTGTTTCAGGAGTTACAGCTACACAACACAATCAAACTGTGCCATCATAGCCaaagtaaaaataacattcaaagtCTGTGGTGTATCCCAAATGATCTTTCATTGAATCACACTGACCATTtaatctataaaaaaaacaataaagtacaAAATCCCAAGAccaaaatttactttaatttaaacCATATTCCATTTTTTGCAAGGTACCAAAATCAGTGTGCAGTGAAAGTTGCCCAGTAGGTACTCGCAAGGCTGCACAGAAGGGAAGGCCTATTTGCTGTTTTGACTGCATACCATGTGCTGAAGGAGAAATCAGTAATGTCACAGGTGAGttaaagagaataaaaataaatcaaataaaactttacaaagcAATTTAAATCAGTTCTTATTCATGCTATAGAGCAGCTACATATATCTGAATATGGGTTCCAAAAGTGTAATAGCCATTCCCTTAGTGGTATTGCTGTTCCTGCCTGGGTATTGCATATTTCTTTCACCTAAAtattttgaacagttttttttaataggaaATTAGCTCATTATACAGATAGCACCATATCTTCATCTTTTTCATAGTATATTATTATGAATACTGGCAGAAAAATGTCCTTCTCTTGAGAAAATCAATTAATAGCAAAAATGTTCCCTTGCAatggaaaacataaaagaaaacattgttGTATCTTCTGTAGTATATAAATACAAGTCATCCAAGTCTGTGAACTTCTCAGACTTAACACAGGAACGGAGATACTAAAGCattcatcaacaaaattttgacctTTATTCAAAGAGCAGAAGGAGGTAAAGTTACACTTGGGAAATTTGGTGAGATGAAATCCATCCCAGCAatatcaagcacaaggcaggaatcaattgtGCATGGGGCATAAGTTTATCAAAGTTCACACTCAGTAATACAAGGCTGGTTTAAAACTACCAATCCACATAACACACATATCTTTATGTTCTTGGACTACACTGGAGCATCTACAAAAAACCCAGTGCTGCCCAAGAgcctaatatattttatattaaccaTAATGGACATTGTATGGTTtgtttaattattagtttaaattatattttctgcGGCTAATTACTACCACTTTTTGTCTCCTTTTGCAGATTCTTTTGACTGCATTGTTTGCCCTTTGACATATAAAACGAATGAGCTGCGAGACCAATGTATTTTGAAGGAGACTGAGTTTCTTTTGTTTAGTGAACTGATGGGTTCATTACTGGTAGCATTTTCACTGCTTGGCACTTGCATCACAGTTGCGAtagcaattacttttttttacttcagaGACACACCTATCGTTAAAGCAAATAACTCAGAATTaagttttcttctacttttttcaCTTACGCTTTGTTTCCTgtgttctttgactttcattggtcAACCCTCTGAATTGTCCTGTATGTTACGCCACACAGCATTTGGGATTGCATTTGTCTTGTGCATCTCTTGTGTACTTGGAAAAACTATAGTGGTGCTAATGGCATTTAAGGCTACTTTTCCTGGCACTAATGTTATGAAATGGTTTGGGCCCAGTCAACAGAGGTTAAGTGTATGCAGtttcacactcattcaagtccTGATATGTTCTCTGTGGTTAATAATTTCGCCTCCTTTTCccaacaaaaacatgaaatcatataaagacaaaataattttGGAATGCCATGTAGGATCAGCCTTGGCATTTTATTCAGTACTCGGTTACATTGGATTTCTTTCATTCATCTGCTTTATTCTTGCATTTCTGGCTCGTAAACTCCCCGATAAATTCAATGAGGCTAAGTATATTACATTTAGCATGCTTATATTTTGTGCTGTCTGGATAACTTTTATTCCAGCCTATATTAGTTCCCCCGGAAAATATACAGTTGCCGTTGAAATATTTGCTATCCTGGCTTCTAGTTTCagtttgcttttttgtatttttattccgaaatgttatatattattactAAAACCTGAGAAGAACACAAAAAGGCACTTAATGGGTAAAGTGAGGACAAATcagtagtattttttttaaaagtctttgCTTGCAATAGCTATTGAGGAATTACAAAAAATCAGTATCTTTCATTatgaaacaaaaatcataaaaatactcAACAATCAATTTTCTATATGTATATTttcaatgagagaaaaaaaacactcaaccACCTGAGATTTTAAACTCAACTAGTTGTGGTGtcaaatatacattaataaagataaaaagcatAGGTTTCAGTATATAGTAATTTATGAAAGGCAATTAACAGTTTTGGAAGACACACAGTAATCAGCCATGTAAGAAGCAATAACCATTGGTACCTAATTATGAGAAAATATTACTGGTAGAGTCCTAGGCCTATGATCAGAATAGCAATATGGAAGGAGTATGTCCTCCTCAGGACTGACCCAATAAAAAGTAACTCTTATCAGAAGTCTAACAGAGCCTCAAAAATGGTAAATGTGTTATGTTACTGCTGCCAATATATAATGGTTCATGTTTTTCTATGTCAACAAATCTCCTGCAAATATTGTCACCAAAAACCTATTCCTTTTTGGGTTTTTCCTCCATGGTTAAGATATTTGGCCTAAAAACCATACTGGTCAACAGAATTAGGAATTATTCTGGAAACATAATCTCAAGATCTCTTGTTTTCATAAAATTCCAGGTCATGGTGTAGTCAACATTTATCAATCACATTGTTTCTGCCAAATCATTTATTATGCAAGACTTTTGTGTCAATTAACAtatctgtatttattaaaaagaaaatcaaaaatattttaatgttgggACAAAACTTGTGCTGGCATAttgtatgtaacattttttaaaaatgactttgatcatccatttattaaaataaagtcaaaaattctGTCATGTATCTGTCATTTCTAGCAATATACTGTAGTAGTAGTGAGTTCAGCAGGAGAATAAAACCTAATAATATTATAGTACTGTGAATGGtcaaataatactgaaaaaataaatagttttttaaataatttgtcaattaaattaaaaggTATCACTTGAAACCCTTCATGATAAAAATCTGCAACGTATTCAGTTTGTTACACTTCATCTACTCAGCAGCAT of the Erpetoichthys calabaricus chromosome 2, fErpCal1.3, whole genome shotgun sequence genome contains:
- the LOC114645390 gene encoding extracellular calcium-sensing receptor-like; this translates as MLFLAAVLTVTLTRVEGPVCKLRGRREYPLFAKDGDIILGGIFLFHGLMAEKQSFQTMPNPAQCKGLNLKEFQYAQTMVFAIEEINNRTDILPNVALGYKLFDGCGSIHMVIKAAMALMNGQDEEVSLDTSCTKPSTVAIIGVSESPQSIGVATTIRSFNIPLVSHFATCACLSNKKEFPTFSRTIPSDYYQSRALAQLVKHFGWTWVGAIRSDNDYGNFGMATFVQAAEQEGICIEYSETIYRTNPRENFLRVVDIIKASTSKVIVAFAYFMDMEMLTKELLIQRVAGLQWIGTEAWISASTLATSESYQILGGAVGFAISNAVIPGLREFLLNVRPSASSENNGLNELWENTFSCSINSKDKPGGTNLCTGSEQLENVNNDYTDVLELRITNNVYKAVYSVAHSIQNIIKCQSAQERILNITCANQPRIDPFQVLQHLKTVNFTTKNGEKVYFDENGDPSARYELINWHHNGDGTIKFVTVGFYDASLPQEQQFVMNNNSIVWAGNKTKVPKSVCSESCPVGTRKAAQKGRPICCFDCIPCAEGEISNVTDSFDCIVCPLTYKTNELRDQCILKETEFLLFSELMGSLLVAFSLLGTCITVAIAITFFYFRDTPIVKANNSELSFLLLFSLTLCFLCSLTFIGQPSELSCMLRHTAFGIAFVLCISCVLGKTIVVLMAFKATFPGTNVMKWFGPSQQRLSVCSFTLIQVLICSLWLIISPPFPNKNMKSYKDKIILECHVGSALAFYSVLGYIGFLSFICFILAFLARKLPDKFNEAKYITFSMLIFCAVWITFIPAYISSPGKYTVAVEIFAILASSFSLLFCIFIPKCYILLLKPEKNTKRHLMGKVRTNQ